A DNA window from Anopheles merus strain MAF unplaced genomic scaffold, AmerM5.1 LNR4000928, whole genome shotgun sequence contains the following coding sequences:
- the LOC121603218 gene encoding protein timeless homolog, with protein sequence MEICEEYKEAFSLKSFWSVLGDRLEKILHTDWALRSEADGLIIERILVLIRNVLQVPANVEREKRFDNDASQHDCLLWALHQAGILDIILYILGSPHENRFLIHTLEILSLAYREQSAVHLADATLQRTNTEREEDGRAVADKGASTDDSSSCSSSNDNSSLGETARWGRSRFRGTYTFNNVKSISDSDAVCHQSLGKIMRMDFSSESIARRHGAT encoded by the exons ATGGAGATCTGCGAGGAGTACAAGGAAGCGTTCTCGCTGAAAAGTTTCTGGTCGGTGTTGGGCGATCGGCTCGAGAAGATTCTCCACACG GACTGGGCTTTGCGCAGCGAAGCGGACGGACTCATCATCGAACGAATTCTCGTGCTGATCCGGAACGTGCTGCAAGTGCCGGCGAACGTGGAACGAGAGAAGCGCTTCGACAACGATGCCAGCCAGCACGACTGTTTGCTGTGGGCGCTGCACCAGGCTGGCATACTGGACATAATACTATACATACTCGGGTCGCCGCACGAAAACCGCTTCCTCATACACACGCTCGAAATCCTGAGCCTTGCCTACCGGGAACAGTCGGCCGTCCATCTGGCGGACGCAACGCTGCAGCGTACGAACACCGAGAGAGAAGAAGACGGACGAGCTGTTGCTGATAAAGGCGCGTCAACCgacgacagcagcagctgcagcagcagcaacgacaacagcagccTTGGGGAAACCGCCCGCTGGGGGCGTTCGCGGTTTCGCGGCACGTACACGTTCAACAATGTGAAATCCATCTCGGACAGTGATGCCGTTTGCCACCAGTCGCTGGGCAAGATAATGCGCATGGACTTTAGCTCGGAAAGCATCGCCAGAAG GCACGGCGCTACCTGA